A DNA window from Plasmodium vinckei vinckei genome assembly, chromosome: PVVCY_02 contains the following coding sequences:
- a CDS encoding photosensitized INA-labeled protein PHIL1, putative: MKILFSTSRKRYSFEKKETIKDIDFLSYNSIIFPSKQIYVNTNLKCTKNSSNFYEASNNLKMSMSHENIYDNTGMNSEGYENHPQYYNDDNCQQYQDNQYRLLESSNSNAMNQPLICVNGNEYGPEMQNGIDPGVLAVSNALFAYNNAFQCIPIKTSPKVFRRRVKGEANSEWSNAFITRVDPCECTDFEEQFKPYEVTKYYDEGQVKTVFNFDQECPRDSM, translated from the coding sequence AGAAAAAGATAtagttttgaaaaaaaagaaactaTTAAGGATATAGattttttatcttataACAGTATAATTTTTCCTTCCAAGCAAATTTACGTCAACACAAATTTGAAGTGTACAAAAAATTCTTCAAACTTTTATGAAGcatcaaataatttaaaaatgagtATGTCACacgaaaatatatatgataatacaGGTATGAATTCTGAGGGTTATGAAAATCACCCacaatattataatgatgataattGCCAACAATATCAAGATAACCAATATAGATTATTAGAAAGTTCTAATTCAAATGCTATGAACCAACCATTAATATGTGTAAATGGTAATGAGTATGGACCTGAAATGCAAAATGGAATTGACCCAGGTGTTTTAGCTGTTTCAAATGCTTTATTTGCTTATAACAATGCTTTCCAATGTATACCTATTAAAACTTCTCCTAAAGTATTTAGAAGAAGAGTAAAGGGTGAAGCTAACTCAGAATGGAGTAATGCATTTATTACTAGAGTAGATCCATGTGAATGTACTGACTTTGAAGAACAATTCAAACCATATGAAGTTACTAAATATTATGACGAAGGACAAGTTAAAAccgtttttaattttgatcAAGAATGCCCTAGAGATAGTAtgtaa